Proteins encoded in a region of the Acetomicrobium sp. S15 = DSM 107314 genome:
- a CDS encoding hydrogenase subunit MbhD domain-containing protein, with the protein MADVLHAAVLILIVVSAFFAAWFRDLLAAVVSLAIMSLVISLEFYILQAPDVAIAEAGIGAGLSTAIYMIALRACKRTRR; encoded by the coding sequence ATGGCTGACGTATTGCATGCAGCTGTGCTGATCCTCATAGTGGTGTCGGCCTTTTTTGCGGCGTGGTTCAGAGATCTATTGGCGGCCGTGGTCTCGCTTGCGATTATGAGCCTCGTGATTTCATTGGAATTCTATATCCTGCAGGCTCCCGACGTGGCTATAGCCGAGGCTGGAATAGGAGCCGGCCTCTCCACGGCTATATACATGATCGCCCTGCGGGCGTGCAAGCGCACCAGGAGGTGA
- the mbhE gene encoding hydrogen gas-evolving membrane-bound hydrogenase subunit E, giving the protein MRGWRIFYLLGLMVMCGLFFGALQDIHPFGEPLEPAMDDYFLERAQEERAANNVVTSIVFDYRGFDTLGEAAVLFTAVTSVVALFRKGGHER; this is encoded by the coding sequence ATGAGAGGATGGCGAATCTTTTATCTATTGGGGCTCATGGTGATGTGCGGACTCTTCTTCGGAGCGCTTCAGGATATCCACCCCTTCGGTGAGCCCTTGGAACCCGCTATGGACGACTATTTCCTGGAACGCGCTCAAGAAGAAAGGGCGGCCAACAACGTGGTCACCTCTATAGTCTTCGACTACAGGGGCTTCGACACATTGGGAGAGGCTGCGGTGCTGTTTACGGCCGTTACATCCGTGGTAGCGCTTTTTAGAAAGGGAGGTCATGAGCGATGA